CCCACTCGAGCACGTAGCTGATTGCGTTGGCGCCGTCAGTCACGGCGTTCCAGCTGAGCGTCACGGGCAGGACGTTGTATCCCGCGTCGAGCGCGGCTATCGCCGGTGCAGCAGGCGGGACGGTGTCGATCAGGACGGTGCTGAAGATGACCTCCTCGCCTTCGCTGTCTAGATTGTCAACGCCCTTCACTTTCAGCACATGCCCGCCGCTGGCGAGATCAGAGCTGGGCGTGAAGGAAGTGCCCGTCGTCCAGATCGGCGGCTCGCCATCCAGGGTCACCCAGTAACCCTTGATGCCGGAGCCGGGGACTTCGGGAGCGATGTCGTCGTTCCCCGTCCACGACCAGGTGGGCCTCGAATTCGTGGTGGGCGATACCGGACTCGCGGTCGGGGTTATCACCGGTCCGCTTCTGTCCACCATAGTGGACACCGTGTTCGACACGTCGCTCGGGTTCCCGGCCGCGTCATAGGCAATCACCTTGCCCTGAATTACGTCGCCGTCAGCTGCCGCGCTTATGTCCACCGCGTAGGTGGAATTCGCGAGGCCCGGGACATCGGTCCACGAAGCGCCCCCGTCGCTGCTGTGGGAGAAGGTGTATGCCACTGAATCTGCGGTACCTGACCACGCGAATGTCACGGCCGTGTCCTTCGTGTATGGAGACAGCGCGGTCATTACGGGCGCAGCAGGGGGAGTCACGTCCACCGTCACGTACCCGGCTTCGGACGGCGCGCTTTCGTTGCCCAGGTCATCCAGGGACGTGACCTGGAGGTAGTGCTCGCCCTCGGCGAGGTCTGCGGCATGCGTGAACGAATTGGTCGCAAGCGGCGCGGCATTCAGGGAAGTCGCCGCCCCGTCGAGATACACATTGTAGCCGACGCCTGCACCGAGATCGTTCCAGCTCCATGTTGGGGTCTGATCATTCGTCGGGCTCGCTGTGAGCGGCATCGAGGGCACGGGCGGAGGAGTGGTGTCCACCGTGACCGTCTCGAAGGTCAACACCGTGCTCTCGTTGCCCGCGGCGTCCAGCGCTTTGACTGTAAGGACGTGAGGACCGTCAGGCAGCTCGTATGCAGGGGTGAATGACGTTGCAGCACTTGGTTCGGACGCCTCGCCATCCAGAGAGATCAGGTAGCTCGCTATCCCGCTCAACGCGTCGGATCCGCTCCACTGCCATGTCGGTGTCTTGTCCTTGGTGCGAAGCGGCGCCGTCGGGTCAGTAGCAGTCACCGTCGGAGGCGTCCGATCCACCGTTGTCGTGACTATGTTGGAATCGAGGCTGGCATTGCCTGCCGCGTCATATGCCACGACTTTGGCCCGTATTACTGTGCCGTCTGTGGCACCAGAGATATCCATCGTGTAAGCGGGTGACGAAAGACTGGTGATGCTTGCCCAGGTCGGAGCACCAGCTATGTTGTAATAGAAGGTGTAGCTCACCGCGTCCGCAGGAGCCGACCAGGCAAACGGCAGGCTGGTTAATCTAGTGTACTGCGGCAATTCGGTGACGAGGGGCGCCACCGGCCCGGTAAGATCGACCACCACAGTCCCTGCCGGGGATCGATCGCTTTCATTCCCTACATCGTCGACGGAAGTCACCTGAAGGCGGTGCTCTCCTTCAGAAAGGGGATCGGTATGCGTGAAGGATACTACCGATGATAGCGTCGTGATCGGCGCGGAGTTGAGACGCGTCGCTGAACCGTCGAGATATACGTTGTAGCTTGCCGCCCCGACGACCGCATCCCACGACCACGTCGGGGTCGTATCGGTGGTTGGACTTCCTGTCGACGGCGCGCCGGGCACTTGTGGTGGCGTCGTGTCGACGACCACTGTGGGGAAGCTGAGAGGCAGGCTCTCATTCCCTGCGTTGTCCTCGGCCGTCACGACGACTGTGTGTGGGCCGTCGACGAGGTTAGAGCTTCGGACGAACGCCGTGCCGGTGGTCCACACCGGGAGCTCGGCATCCAGCGTCACCCAGTAGCCCTTCACGCCGCTCAGGGCATCGGCGCCGGCCCATGACCATGTCGGCCTCGGATTACTCGTCGTCAGAGTCGCGGTGGGCGTGACCGCGCTGACGGTGGGGCTGGTCCGGTCCACCCTCGTGAAGACTACACCGGACTCAGCGCTTGCGTTCCCTGCGGCATCATAGGCAACCGCTTTGCCTTCGATCAGGACGCCGTCGGTAACGCCGCTGATGTCGACTGAATGGGTGGCAACCCCCAGATCCAACACCGGGGCCCATGCCCCCGTGCCGTCGGTCCTCCAATAGAAAGTGTAGGTTGCAGCATCCCCGGGTCCTGACCAGTCAAATGTCAGGTTGTTGCCGTTCACATATGCCGGGAGCGCATCCATCACAGGCGCCGCAGGGGGGGTGAGATCTATTTCCACCCAGCCCTTGGCGGACCTCGGGCTTTCCGCTCCTTCTCCTTCGACCCAGGCAGTCACCTGGAGATAGTGCAGCCCCTCCGAGAGAGGCGTTCCGTGGGTATATGTGGGGGTCGTGACCCCGGCGACCAGGGCATCATCCAGATATACCGAGTAACTCGTGGCCCCGGCGACAGCATTCCACGTCCATGTAGGCGTGGAGTCGTTGGTCGGGGTTTTCTCTGGCACCGGCGCGTCTGGCGCGGAGCTCGCAAGCGCCTCCGCCTGCACGAATGCCAGCAGCACGACTGCGGCCAGCGCGCCCAGCCACCATTTCGGCTTCGTCCCGCTCATCCATTCCGCCTCCTTCTGGCCAAGTCCTCAGCCTTTGCTTTCGGTCTCACTCTCACTCTCACTCTCACTCTCACTTTCGCTCTCACTCTCGCTCCATGCTCACTCGCACTCCCGCCATAACTCTCGCTGTCGCTCCCGCTCGCTGTCGCTCCCGCTCTCGTTCTCGTTCTGGCTCCGGCTTGCGCGATCACTCCCAGTCCCGCCCCTGAACTCAGTGTCGACTCGCCGATACAGACCGCCGATACAGACCACCTCCCGGCGCGGGTTCTCTCGTCTCCGCCGTCCGTCGACGTCCTCCCGCCGACGTCCTCCCGTCGACGTCTTCTGACGCCTATGCTTGCGCCTAGCCTACGTCTGCCGTCCGTCCGAGGGCAGGCAGGTCCCGACGAGCCTGCCAGCGGGAAATGCGTGGGGCTGCGCCCGGACCTTCGGGCCCCCGGCCGTGCGTCGATCCCGCCCACGGCAAACCGCGGACAAGCGCAACGGCACACGGCGATCCAAGCCCGCCAGCAGCCCGCACGTTCGTGGTGCGAAATGCTGCCGCAACGGGCGGATGCACCGTCCACGTCAGGGGATACCGTTTTCGAATGTCGACACCAGGGAACCATTCCGGGAAGAAGTGCGCCAGGCCCCCCCAAGCTCACCTCTGTCGGAATGCGTCCGCGCATGCGGACAGCTTGACTATAGCAAGACTCGGGTGGCGCAAATACTGTGCTTGAAGACAGTTCAGGATCAGGAGGGCGGGAAAAGGGGAACGCCCAGGGGACTGCACTTTGGTGCAGGTCGCGGTCACCCTAGTAGGCGAAGTAGGCGAAACGCGATGTCATCAGAATGCGATAGCTTGCGTGGCCACGTCATGGCTCGCGGTGATTGTTGGGGCGGGACGCTTCTAATCCGGCTCGTCTGCGCGTCAGATTAGAACATTGCTTGTCGCTGTTGCGGGTCAGGTTCGTCCTTGCTGCGAACGCGATGACCTGAGCCCGGTTGCGCAGATGCAGTTGGTCGAGGATCTGTTTCATATGGTACTTTACAGTGCGTTCGCTGATGAAGAGAGCGGCACCCACCTCCTTGTAGGTCATTCCCTTGGCAACGAGGGTAAGGACCTCCATCTGGCGAGGAGTCAGCCATTCGCCGGCCGCGTCGCCTCTCGGACCCTCTGTCTGAACCGAGGCTTCGCCCGCAGCGCCCCCCGCCTCGGCGGAGGCGGTCTCTTCCGTCGCTGCCGGTGGCGTCCCCGGACGCGGCTCCGACTCAATGTCCGCCTGCGACACCGTTTGGCAGCCCGGCTCACCTGCGCCCGCTTCGCCCGCGAGGCGTGTGAACTCCTCGAGCAACTTCGCGGCCAGACCCGGTGAGAAAGGCGCGTCGCCGCGGGCAAGGTCCTCCAGCAACTCCACCAGTTCTTCGGCGTTCAGGTTCTTAAGGAGATAGCCGGAGGCCCCGCTCTTGATCGACTCGAAAAGGTCGCCGTCGGCTTCGGACATTGTGAGCATGACGATCTTGATATCCGGCAGCTCCGCCTTGATGAGGCGCGTAGCGGCAAGTCCGTTGCAACGTGGCATCATGATGTCCATCAGCACGACGTCCGGGCGCAAGCGCCGTGCCTCGTCCAGCGCCTCAAAGCCGTCCCTCGCTACACCCACGACATCAATGCCATACGATACCAGAAGATTCTTGAGACCCTCGGCAAATAGAGGGTGATCGTCAGCGACCAGAATCCTCATGGGCATCCCGTCCTTGTGCCTTCTCTTCGCTCTCTCGCAGCGGAACGCGGACTCTCACTTGGGTTCCCATCCCAGGGGCCGAGCGCACTTCGAGACGGCCTCCCACTTGTTCTGCTCGTTCGCGCATGATGCCGAGGCCGAACCCTGCGTCCGCCCTGACCCCGTCCTGCTCTCGCACGCGTCCATTGCCGCCGCCGAGGCCCTTGATCTCAAAGCCGCTGCCGTCGTCTTTCACCACGACCTCGACGCCTTCCGCGGCCACAGCGAAGCTCACCTGGATGTGGCGGGCGCCGCCGTGTCTCCTCGCATTCGTCATGGCTTCCTGGATAATGCGCAGGACCTGCACCTCGGCGGCGCGACCGAGGACCCCATCCCTGATCTCGTCAGGGATCGCGAGATCCGTCTGGATTCCGTAACTGCGCTCGAAGCGTCGCGCAAGCCTCTCGAGGGTAGGTGCGAACCGCCAGTCGGCGGGCAGAACTCCCTTCATAGTCCTGATGTTCTCCCGGACCTCCTCGTAAGCGTCCTGCGCCACGGTCACAATGGTCTCCAGGTAGCCGTCGGCCAGGGACGTCTTGCCCCTCGAAAGCTGTTCTCGGGCGGCCTGAGCCTGCACGTTCAGGAACCCGAGGACCTGTCCGAGACTATCGTGGAGATCTCGGGCGAGACGTTCCCGCTCCTCCATCGCAGCGAGCGCCCGCTGCTGTGTCACAAGCTGGTCCCGCACGCGCTTGCGCTCGGTGATGTCATCTATGACGACGAGCCTGCCGACGACTCTCCCGCGCGCAGTGAGCAAAGGCGAGAAACGAAACTCATAGGACCGATCGCCAGACCGATCGCCCCCGGCGACCTCCTGCACGACCTCGCTCTGTCTTGCCCCCTTTCCATTCGCCGCGATCTCGTGCTCGCGGCACGCATCCGCCGCAGCAGGCCAGGGCCGCAGCATCTCGACCACGGGCTGGCCGACTGCGAGCGCCGCCGACCAGCCCGTTATTCTGGCGGCAGCAGGGTTCACGTCAACGACGCGGTCCTGGGAGTCCACCACGATGACGCCGCTTCTCATGCCGCCCGCGACGGTTGCCCACGCTATCGGCACGATGTCCATGAGCCTGTAACGGAGGAGCCCTATGCTCGTTGCGAGCCCGGAAACGGTGAACGCGATCGGCGTGATGTCGAGCCGGGGCACCGGACTATTGCCTGATATGTAGAGCGCATTGGAGACCCAGGGGACTACCACGCCTATCGCGAACATGACAGCTTGCCCGCTGTAAAGGCGTGACCGGCCGAAAAGCGACCGCATCATCATAGTCGAGCCGATGAAGAGGAGCGTGTATGCATAGACCACATACGCCCAGAACGCGGGTCCGTAGTCCTTGGTGATGACAGAGAATGGACCGCTGGTGTCGAGCCTGACATTGTGCCGCATCAGCCCGTGGAGGTCGTTCGTCCACATCAGAACCAAGATTGTGGCCGGGACAACCAGCAGCAGCGCCACGTTTCGCCGTGAAAGCCACTCATCGCGGCCGGAAAACTGGATCGCGACCGCAAGCCACGCCACCGGGATAATGACGGTGCCGATCCACTCCACGCTCGCCCAGAATGTCTTGCCCGCCAGATCTGTCCTGAACATCTCCAGGGCGTTGCCGAGCGACCACTCGACCATAGCGAACATGAAGATCGAGAGTGGCAAAGCCCCGGGCATGCTGCGCCGTTTCCAGATAGCCACCGCGACCGGAAGGGCCACGAGACCGCTGACGATGTACGGCAGCCCATATGGCGTATAATGCCAGCCCATCTGGCCTCACCCGCGCTTCATATCGGAATCGCGCCCTTGCTCCGCCCATTCCGCCGCTGCCGCACGAACCGCGGTCGTGGCTCCTAGCCGCGGAGTTACAACGAGGTCGAACCTCAAGACAAGTCGCGAGCGGTGTCCTCGAGCATGATTGTGGCTGCAGGCCGCCGGGCCACCCGTCACCCGTCAGCTGCCAGCTTGCACTCATCACGAGGCGCTACATCCCTTGCCTCCACAACCCAATTTCGGCGGTATCATAGGAACTTTCGGCAGGATCGTGGGAAATCCTTCATGCCCGACCCACGCCGGGCATATGTCCCGCCCGCGCGCCGCAGCCGCGGTTCGGCGCTCCTCTCCCCACGCAGAGGTGGAGATACCGATGTGCGAGGCGCATTTCGCGGCGCACCACAACCTCTCCCCACGCAGAGGCGGAGATAGTTCCGCGCGGGGGACGGCTCCGTCCATCTGAGCGACGCGGCGCGTCGGTCCGTCGCCCGGCGGCACATCGATGGCGGTCAGTGGCGATCAGTTGACTCCCTTAGAGCCAGGAAGGAGCTCCAGAGGGGAGCTCTAGAGGGGAGCTCCAGAAGAGGGAGCCCTGGAAGAGCCCGGGAAGGAGCGGCCTTGTTCGCCCTACCGGCTACTGGCGGCGTCATCGTCGAGTTGAAAGGTCCCCCTATCAGTTGCGTCTTTTTCCACTTCGAGCGGCCCAAGAGACGTAGAGAACCGGGGTGACTCCGGACCTTGCACCTTCGTCTTGGCAAGAGGTTCATTTAATGGCAATTCATTCTTGACATCATTGATATCAAATGATAGCATATCGGCAGAGCCGATGGTACAATAAAGGGGAGATGGACGCCAGTGTCCCGACCCGCGAGACCCAATCATGGCAGCGTGGCCCTTATTCGACAGATAGACGAGTTTTTGGAGCGGGTTAGGGACGCGATACTCATCCAGCGCAAGTTTGATTTCATTCCTCGCAGAGAGAACCTTGATGGCCTATCAGAACTAGGAATCAC
The genomic region above belongs to Bacillota bacterium and contains:
- a CDS encoding response regulator transcription factor produces the protein MRILVADDHPLFAEGLKNLLVSYGIDVVGVARDGFEALDEARRLRPDVVLMDIMMPRCNGLAATRLIKAELPDIKIVMLTMSEADGDLFESIKSGASGYLLKNLNAEELVELLEDLARGDAPFSPGLAAKLLEEFTRLAGEAGAGEPGCQTVSQADIESEPRPGTPPAATEETASAEAGGAAGEASVQTEGPRGDAAGEWLTPRQMEVLTLVAKGMTYKEVGAALFISERTVKYHMKQILDQLHLRNRAQVIAFAARTNLTRNSDKQCSNLTRRRAGLEASRPNNHREP
- a CDS encoding PAS domain-containing protein; this encodes MGWHYTPYGLPYIVSGLVALPVAVAIWKRRSMPGALPLSIFMFAMVEWSLGNALEMFRTDLAGKTFWASVEWIGTVIIPVAWLAVAIQFSGRDEWLSRRNVALLLVVPATILVLMWTNDLHGLMRHNVRLDTSGPFSVITKDYGPAFWAYVVYAYTLLFIGSTMMMRSLFGRSRLYSGQAVMFAIGVVVPWVSNALYISGNSPVPRLDITPIAFTVSGLATSIGLLRYRLMDIVPIAWATVAGGMRSGVIVVDSQDRVVDVNPAAARITGWSAALAVGQPVVEMLRPWPAAADACREHEIAANGKGARQSEVVQEVAGGDRSGDRSYEFRFSPLLTARGRVVGRLVVIDDITERKRVRDQLVTQQRALAAMEERERLARDLHDSLGQVLGFLNVQAQAAREQLSRGKTSLADGYLETIVTVAQDAYEEVRENIRTMKGVLPADWRFAPTLERLARRFERSYGIQTDLAIPDEIRDGVLGRAAEVQVLRIIQEAMTNARRHGGARHIQVSFAVAAEGVEVVVKDDGSGFEIKGLGGGNGRVREQDGVRADAGFGLGIMRERAEQVGGRLEVRSAPGMGTQVRVRVPLRESEEKAQGRDAHEDSGR